The Ptiloglossa arizonensis isolate GNS036 chromosome 13, iyPtiAriz1_principal, whole genome shotgun sequence genome window below encodes:
- the LOC143153717 gene encoding phospholipase DDHD1 isoform X2: MSNSRTDVDPFNDTPLEFQHCEGITEVTTEQNSNEETKSITHELTYAESLMPEQVRWFYRDGVDKRWIEFCGYDSLRIENAWRNYQNLLSKNNDTSNSLPPIEKIVVKGGMYDVEIDKMKCVSIYCPGEEWEIMRGTWYYDGSWIPLELEQSKVIEEVHLNLFQKSPPGRSTSACNTPSHSYKILHTEHFPEFHVDWHNINDVILYSEYRHSKLMRSVTSKLGFAKTTGYQLRRGYKVAAVMEDKLHDIDHLVFVVHGIGQKRDTGKIIRNTTSFRDCVDWLKQKYFPNSNYRVEFFPVEWRSSLKLDGDIVEAITPYSVLSIRHLLNTSAMDILYYTSPLYGGEVRAGLQKELNRLYFMFASRHPGWKGKVSILAHSLGCVIVYDIVTGWMGPDTRPPSPETQEVLLQRLQFPIENLFCLGSPLSVFLALRTRTPSNRTDVMPQGLCKRFYNIFHWSDPVAYRMEPLLERGYSKIEPVLIPPYGGVDGQQMEQSPPTISNADQNFSPTENDERDESPDMPSRASDKGWSLWGLVRAGWNAKEDASITIQPGQELAQRLDYVLRASLGRNYLYTVAAHTTYWSNYDVAYFVLTRLFPTLET; this comes from the exons ATGTCTAACAGTAGGACCGACGTTGATCCTTTCAACGATACACCCCTGGAATTTCAACATTGCGaag GGATTACAGAAGTTACCACAGAACAAAAttcaaatgaagaaacaaaaagCATAACGCATGAGTTAACATATGCAGAATCTTTGATGCCAGAACAAGTACGATGGTTTTATAGAGATGGTGTAGACAAAAGATGGATTGAATTCTGTGGATATGATAGCTTAAGAATTGAAAATGCATggcgaaattatcaaaatttgcttagtaaaaataatgacaCATCTAATAGTTTGCCTCCTATTGAGAAAATTGTAGTTAAAGGTGGAATGTATGATGTGGAAATTGATAAAATGAAATGTGTTTCTATATATTGTCCag GTGAAGAATGGGAAATTATGAGAGGTACTTGGTATTATGATGGTAGTTGGATACCTTTAGAATTAGAACAGTCTAAAGTCATTGAAGAAGTTCATCTCAATCTATTTCAAAAATCACCTCCAGGACGATCCACTTCAGCCTGCAATACACCATCTCACTcttataaaa tacTACACACAGAACATTTTCCTGAATTTCATGTTGATTGGCATAACATAAATGATGTGATATTATATAGTGAATATAGACATAGTAAATTAATGCGTAGCGTTACATCGAAACTAGGCTTTGCCAAAA CCACAGGTTATCAGTTAAGAAGGGGTTACAAAGTTGCTGCAGTAATGGAAGACAAACTTCACGATATTGATCATTTAGTGTTTGTAGTTCATGGAATTGGTCAAAAAAGAGATACAGGGAAAATTATACGCAATACAACCTC GTTTAGAGATTGTGTAGATTGGTtaaagcaaaaatattttcccaatTCTAATTATAGAGTGGAATTCTTTCCTGTTGAATGGCGATCATCGTTAAAACTGGATGGTG ATATAGTAGAAGCTATTACACCTTATAGTGTATTAAGTATACGACacttattaaatacatcagCAATGGATATTCTCTACTATACAAGTCCTCTTTATGGCGGAGAAGTAAGAGCTGGTTtacaaaaagaattaaatagACTATACTTTATGTTTGCTAGTCGACATCCTGGTTGGAAAGGGAAAGTTTCAATCTTGGCACATTCTTTAGGATGTGTAATTGTTTACGACATCGTCACAGGTTGGATGGGTCCAGATACAAGACCTCCATCCCCAGAAACACAAGAAGTTTTATTACAACGTTTACAATTCCCA attgaaaatttattttgtttggGTTCTCCGTTATCTGTATTCCTTGCATTACGTACACGCACTCCATCCAACAGAACAGATGTGATGCCCCAAGGTTTATGCAAAAGATTCTACAATatatttcactggtctgatcctGTAGCTTATAGAATGGAACCACTTTTAGAAAGGGGATATAGTAAAATTGAACCTGTTCTTATTCCACCTTATGGAGGAGTTGATGGTCAACAGATGGAACAATCACCTCCAACAATAAGTAATGCTGACCAAAATTTTTCACCTACAG AGAATGATGAAAGGGATGAAAGCCCAGATATGCCTAGTCGTGCTTCAGATAAAGGATGGAGTCTTTGGGGTTTAGTACGGGCTGGGTGGAATGCCAAAGAAGATGCTTCTATAACGATTCAGCCAGGCCAAG AATTAGCGCAGCGGTTAGATTATGTACTTCGAGCAAGTTTGGGACGAAATTATCTATATACAGTAGCAGCACATACAACATATTGGAGTAACTATGATGTAGCCTATTTTGTGCTAACAAGACTCTTCCCAACATTAGAAACGTGA
- the E(r) gene encoding enhancer of rudimentary produces the protein MSHTILLVQPGNRPETRTYSDYESVNECMEGVCKIYEEHLKRRNPNTPTITYDISQLFDFIDQLTDLSCLVYQKSTNTYAPYNKDWIKEKIYVLLRRAAGHSE, from the exons ATG TCTCATACAATATTGCTTGTCCAACCAGGCAATAGACCTGAAACAAGAACATATTCTGATTATGAAAGTGTCAATGAATGTATGGAAG GAGTATGCAAGATTTATGAAGAACATTTAAAGAGGCGAAATCCAAATACTccaactataacgtatgacattagTCAACTGTTTGACTTCATTGATCAACTCACAGATTTATCATGTCTTGTTTATCAAAAATCTACAAATACATATGCTCCGTATAACAAGGATTggattaaagaaaaaatatatgtttTATTACGCAGAGCTGCAGGACATAGTGAATAA
- the LOC143153797 gene encoding regulator of microtubule dynamics protein 1 isoform X1, producing MFVSIMNNIHLIVTAIGVTVGVISAASIFIYRKISIKQQHTAIVSNLDSANKKIAELQAELEALRLQQSQQKKKRKISQRYISNDSTYTVTDNEIDTDVFSTADTDIGDDEFYDCSNSESVISENDTRISEELNQLDVILKEIDEDANKDFDIETYYKLQILLKSHQDSIEVIWRFARACYKYAEVIADTNIKRTIILEGIEHCERVIEIQNADLFKWYAILIGLNSNYLSIADKIKNGVRFKNYVVMALAIRPDDCELYYLLGRFKYEVAHLSWVERKVAATVFTEIPYASHDEALVCFETAAKLGNKTLQIQLFISKCYIALKQYSRAVNSLKEILNERVLIAGDEKVHAEAGTLLDKYSGYLS from the exons ATGTTCGTCAG CATAATGAACAATATACATTTAATTGTTACTGCCATTGGGGTGACTGTTGGTGTTATAAGTGCAGCTagcatttttatttatcgtaaaatttcgataaaGCAACAGCACACTGCAATAGTTTCTAATTTAGATAGTGCAAATAAAAAGATTGCCGAATTGCAAGCAGAATTAGAAGCACTAAG gttACAACAAAGTCAACaaaaaaagaagcgaaaaaTTTCACAAAGATATATTTCTAACGATAGTACGTATACTGTAACAGATAATGAGATAGACACTGATGTTTTTTCAACAGCAGATACAGACATTGGAGATGATGAGTTCTATGACTGTTCCAATAGTGAAAGTGTTATTAGTGAAAATGACACGAG GATCTCAGAGGAATTGAACCAGCTGGATGTAATACTTAAGGAGATTGACGAAGATGCAAATAAAGATTTTGATATTGAGacttattataaattacaaattctgTTAAAATCTCACCAAGACAGTATAGAGGTAATATGGAGGTTTGCAAGGGCTTGTTATAAATATGCAGAAGTCATAGctgatacaaatattaaaagaacGATAATTCTTGAAG GAATTGAACATTGTGAAAGAGTTATTGAAATTCAAAATGCAGATTTGTTTAAGTGGTATGCTATACTCATAGGATTAAATTCAAATTACTTGTCAATAGCagacaaaataaaaaatggtgTTCGTTTTAAGAATTATGTTGTAATGGCCTTAGCGATACGACCAGATGATTGTGAATTGTATTATCTCCTTGGAAGATTTAAATATGAAGTAGCCCATCTGAGTTGGgttgaaagaaaa GTGGCAGCCACAGTGTTTACTGAAATTCCATATGCCTCGCATGATGAAGCACTGGTTTGTTTTGAAACAGCAGCAAAACTGGGAAATAAAACTCTGCAAATTCAGTTGTTCATTAGCAAATGTTATATTGCATTAAAGCAGTATTCGCGCGCAGTTAATTCTCTGAAGGAAATTTTGAATGAACGAGTTTTGATAGCAGGAGatgaaaaagtacacgcagaAGCGGGTACACTTCTCGATAAATATTCAGGATATCTTTCCTAG
- the LOC143153876 gene encoding lysocardiolipin acyltransferase 1: protein MRGLIRGILYCALWYGSVMAGFLFIACPMLPLLLFSPPKFRKCSDLLFSCWELYSTALLKVFGVKIFVSGDHISPTESAILVMNHRTRVDWNFVWAAMYQACLPSIATHRLKFVLKDPIRHIPGPGWIMQMNGFLYITRRWEEDQNRLSRTLDYLLALDRRSQLLIFPEGTDLTESSKEKSDRYALRHKLPLYSFTLHPKTTGFSYLVQHLQQANYVDAVYDLTIAYPDYVPQSELDLIKGKLPNEVHFHIKRIPSSDMPTHDLTLRRWLEERWFNKEEVLKQFYDKKSFSGEIWPLKRQFPLQVALCFWSILTGGAVILLIISPLAQLWALVVSSFFVALSFFSIGFNQLEMGWYWRWKSHFLKEKHNKI, encoded by the exons ATGCGTGGACTTATACGTGGTATTTTATACTGTGCATTATGGTATGGCAGTGTAATGGCTGgttttttatttattgcttGTCCTATGTTACCATTGTTACTTTTTAGTCctccaaaatttcgaaaatgtagCGATCTCTTATTTTCTTGTTGGGAACTTTATTCTACA GCTCTTTTAAAAGTGTTTGGTGTGAAAATTTTTGTATCAGGAGATCATATATCTCCAACTGAATCTGCTATACTTGTGATGAATCACAGAACACGGGTGGATTGGAATTTTGTATGGGCTGCTATGTACCAAGCATGCTTACCCAGTATAGCAACTCAtagattaaaatttgttttgaaAGATCCTATACGACACATTCCGGGTCCAG GGTGGATAATGCAAATGAATGGCTTCCTTTACATAACTCGTCGCTGGGAAGAAGATCAAAATCGACTGTCACGTACCCTTGATTATTTATTAGCACTGGACAGACGATCCCAATTACTTATATTTCCAGAGGGTACCGATTTGACGGAAAGTAGCAAAGAAAAGTCGGACAGATATGCTTTGCGACATAAGTTACCACTATATTCCTTTACTCTTCATCCAAAGACAACAGGGTTTAGTTATTTAGTTCAACACCTTCAGCAAGCAAACTACGTTGACGCTGTTTATGACTTAACGATCGCGTATCCTGACTATGTACCACAATCTGAACTTGATTTAATCAAAGGTAAATTGCCAAATGAAGTACATTTTCATATTAAACGAATACCATCATCAGATATGCCAACACATGATTTGACATTAAGACGATGGTTAGAAGAAAGATGGTTTAATAAAGAAGAAGTTTTGAAACAATTCTATGACAAAAAATCCTTTTCTGGTGAAATTTGGCCTTTGAAACGACAATTTCCTTTACAAGTCGCATTATGTTTTTGGAGCATTTTAACAG GTGGTGCTGTAATTTTGCTTATTATTTCACCGTTAGCCCAATTATGGGCATTAGTTGTATCATCTTTTTTTGTGGCATTATCATTTTTCAGTATTGGTTTTAATCAACTTGAAATGGGATGGTACTGGCGTTGGAAATCTCATTTCTTAAAGGAAAAACATAATAAGATTTGA
- the LOC143153797 gene encoding regulator of microtubule dynamics protein 1 isoform X2, translated as MNNIHLIVTAIGVTVGVISAASIFIYRKISIKQQHTAIVSNLDSANKKIAELQAELEALRLQQSQQKKKRKISQRYISNDSTYTVTDNEIDTDVFSTADTDIGDDEFYDCSNSESVISENDTRISEELNQLDVILKEIDEDANKDFDIETYYKLQILLKSHQDSIEVIWRFARACYKYAEVIADTNIKRTIILEGIEHCERVIEIQNADLFKWYAILIGLNSNYLSIADKIKNGVRFKNYVVMALAIRPDDCELYYLLGRFKYEVAHLSWVERKVAATVFTEIPYASHDEALVCFETAAKLGNKTLQIQLFISKCYIALKQYSRAVNSLKEILNERVLIAGDEKVHAEAGTLLDKYSGYLS; from the exons ATGAACAATATACATTTAATTGTTACTGCCATTGGGGTGACTGTTGGTGTTATAAGTGCAGCTagcatttttatttatcgtaaaatttcgataaaGCAACAGCACACTGCAATAGTTTCTAATTTAGATAGTGCAAATAAAAAGATTGCCGAATTGCAAGCAGAATTAGAAGCACTAAG gttACAACAAAGTCAACaaaaaaagaagcgaaaaaTTTCACAAAGATATATTTCTAACGATAGTACGTATACTGTAACAGATAATGAGATAGACACTGATGTTTTTTCAACAGCAGATACAGACATTGGAGATGATGAGTTCTATGACTGTTCCAATAGTGAAAGTGTTATTAGTGAAAATGACACGAG GATCTCAGAGGAATTGAACCAGCTGGATGTAATACTTAAGGAGATTGACGAAGATGCAAATAAAGATTTTGATATTGAGacttattataaattacaaattctgTTAAAATCTCACCAAGACAGTATAGAGGTAATATGGAGGTTTGCAAGGGCTTGTTATAAATATGCAGAAGTCATAGctgatacaaatattaaaagaacGATAATTCTTGAAG GAATTGAACATTGTGAAAGAGTTATTGAAATTCAAAATGCAGATTTGTTTAAGTGGTATGCTATACTCATAGGATTAAATTCAAATTACTTGTCAATAGCagacaaaataaaaaatggtgTTCGTTTTAAGAATTATGTTGTAATGGCCTTAGCGATACGACCAGATGATTGTGAATTGTATTATCTCCTTGGAAGATTTAAATATGAAGTAGCCCATCTGAGTTGGgttgaaagaaaa GTGGCAGCCACAGTGTTTACTGAAATTCCATATGCCTCGCATGATGAAGCACTGGTTTGTTTTGAAACAGCAGCAAAACTGGGAAATAAAACTCTGCAAATTCAGTTGTTCATTAGCAAATGTTATATTGCATTAAAGCAGTATTCGCGCGCAGTTAATTCTCTGAAGGAAATTTTGAATGAACGAGTTTTGATAGCAGGAGatgaaaaagtacacgcagaAGCGGGTACACTTCTCGATAAATATTCAGGATATCTTTCCTAG
- the LOC143153717 gene encoding phospholipase DDHD1 isoform X1, translating into MSNSRTDVDPFNDTPLEFQHCEGITEVTTEQNSNEETKSITHELTYAESLMPEQVRWFYRDGVDKRWIEFCGYDSLRIENAWRNYQNLLSKNNDTSNSLPPIEKIVVKGGMYDVEIDKMKCVSIYCPGEEWEIMRGTWYYDGSWIPLELEQSKVIEEVHLNLFQKSPPGRSTSACNTPSHSYKILHTEHFPEFHVDWHNINDVILYSEYRHSKLMRSVTSKLGFAKTTGYQLRRGYKVAAVMEDKLHDIDHLVFVVHGIGQKRDTGKIIRNTTSFRDCVDWLKQKYFPNSNYRVEFFPVEWRSSLKLDGDIVEAITPYSVLSIRHLLNTSAMDILYYTSPLYGGEVRAGLQKELNRLYFMFASRHPGWKGKVSILAHSLGCVIVYDIVTGWMGPDTRPPSPETQEVLLQRLQFPIENLFCLGSPLSVFLALRTRTPSNRTDVMPQGLCKRFYNIFHWSDPVAYRMEPLLERGYSKIEPVLIPPYGGVDGQQMEQSPPTISNADQNFSPTENDERDESPDMPSRASDKGWSLWGLVRAGWNAKEDASITIQPGQGISMIFNLSNNIETYIKSDIIKYNFVLIRISAAVRLCTSSKFGTKLSIYSSSTYNILE; encoded by the exons ATGTCTAACAGTAGGACCGACGTTGATCCTTTCAACGATACACCCCTGGAATTTCAACATTGCGaag GGATTACAGAAGTTACCACAGAACAAAAttcaaatgaagaaacaaaaagCATAACGCATGAGTTAACATATGCAGAATCTTTGATGCCAGAACAAGTACGATGGTTTTATAGAGATGGTGTAGACAAAAGATGGATTGAATTCTGTGGATATGATAGCTTAAGAATTGAAAATGCATggcgaaattatcaaaatttgcttagtaaaaataatgacaCATCTAATAGTTTGCCTCCTATTGAGAAAATTGTAGTTAAAGGTGGAATGTATGATGTGGAAATTGATAAAATGAAATGTGTTTCTATATATTGTCCag GTGAAGAATGGGAAATTATGAGAGGTACTTGGTATTATGATGGTAGTTGGATACCTTTAGAATTAGAACAGTCTAAAGTCATTGAAGAAGTTCATCTCAATCTATTTCAAAAATCACCTCCAGGACGATCCACTTCAGCCTGCAATACACCATCTCACTcttataaaa tacTACACACAGAACATTTTCCTGAATTTCATGTTGATTGGCATAACATAAATGATGTGATATTATATAGTGAATATAGACATAGTAAATTAATGCGTAGCGTTACATCGAAACTAGGCTTTGCCAAAA CCACAGGTTATCAGTTAAGAAGGGGTTACAAAGTTGCTGCAGTAATGGAAGACAAACTTCACGATATTGATCATTTAGTGTTTGTAGTTCATGGAATTGGTCAAAAAAGAGATACAGGGAAAATTATACGCAATACAACCTC GTTTAGAGATTGTGTAGATTGGTtaaagcaaaaatattttcccaatTCTAATTATAGAGTGGAATTCTTTCCTGTTGAATGGCGATCATCGTTAAAACTGGATGGTG ATATAGTAGAAGCTATTACACCTTATAGTGTATTAAGTATACGACacttattaaatacatcagCAATGGATATTCTCTACTATACAAGTCCTCTTTATGGCGGAGAAGTAAGAGCTGGTTtacaaaaagaattaaatagACTATACTTTATGTTTGCTAGTCGACATCCTGGTTGGAAAGGGAAAGTTTCAATCTTGGCACATTCTTTAGGATGTGTAATTGTTTACGACATCGTCACAGGTTGGATGGGTCCAGATACAAGACCTCCATCCCCAGAAACACAAGAAGTTTTATTACAACGTTTACAATTCCCA attgaaaatttattttgtttggGTTCTCCGTTATCTGTATTCCTTGCATTACGTACACGCACTCCATCCAACAGAACAGATGTGATGCCCCAAGGTTTATGCAAAAGATTCTACAATatatttcactggtctgatcctGTAGCTTATAGAATGGAACCACTTTTAGAAAGGGGATATAGTAAAATTGAACCTGTTCTTATTCCACCTTATGGAGGAGTTGATGGTCAACAGATGGAACAATCACCTCCAACAATAAGTAATGCTGACCAAAATTTTTCACCTACAG AGAATGATGAAAGGGATGAAAGCCCAGATATGCCTAGTCGTGCTTCAGATAAAGGATGGAGTCTTTGGGGTTTAGTACGGGCTGGGTGGAATGCCAAAGAAGATGCTTCTATAACGATTCAGCCAGGCCAAGGTATAAGTatgatttttaatttatcaaatAATATTGAAACTTATATAAAGAGCGACATCATAAAGTATAATTTTGTGCTTATTAGAATTAGCGCAGCGGTTAGATTATGTACTTCGAGCAAGTTTGGGACGAAATTATCTATATACAGTAGCAGCACATACAACATATTGGAGTAA